Proteins encoded by one window of Panicum virgatum strain AP13 chromosome 7N, P.virgatum_v5, whole genome shotgun sequence:
- the LOC120681089 gene encoding ribonuclease TUDOR 1-like — protein sequence MEVSCTDSSHHGTSPAQNKRELLASSAMAASGWINGKVKAVPSGDTLVIMGRAKAETLPPEKSITLSSIIAPRLALRYGSDEPFAWDSREFLRKLCIGQDVKFKVEYIIPASGREFGRVYLAGDQNIASLVVAQGFAKVKQQRQKGDTSPYVTELLRLEEIARDQGLGCWSKEPGAVEASVRILPSLTIAEANPSGTKGFVAEMKGKALQAIVEQVRDGSTIRVYLIPSFSFVQVYVAGVQAPSMGRRLPSVVAQKEVTNNVDADGKASRDAQEPPILGTLQKPVASAVTYSEIPPDRFGKEAKHFTETKVLNREVRIILEGTDSFDNMFASVYYSDGNTAKDLALELAENGFAKYMEWSANMLGAETKRKLKNAELQAKKEQLRIWTGFQPPVTNTTAIHNQKFTGKVIEVVNGYCIIVADDILPGGSPSAERRVNLSSIRPPKLVDSFGESKTIEHFACAAKEFLRTRLIGKQVHVSMEYSRRINISNRQVAANKTNIVDDKILDYGSVFLPPHVGSSGNLLGANVAELLLSRGCADITRHRDYEERSHHYDALLAAYSRAEKAKKGYHAKKDYPATHMNDLTTVPAKKARDFFHLLQRNKRHSAVVEYIFSGHRFKLTMPNETSTIAFSFSCVRCPGKNEPYSDDAIALMRRTILQRDVEIEIEAVDRTGTFLGSLWESKNNMAYVLLQSGLAKLSSFGLDRISEAQTLIRAEKYAQQKKLKVWENYNEAEVIPQRSLAGQNGKETFKVIVTEVIGGGMFYAQIVGDRRLDNIRQELASMKFNDASDTLIAEDFSYTLSDTLEVQPEHTPSDTSEVGVEPKNHVVPLRFKWSSLFKDEVDTLKDEIPPVGTSEAEDLAANVPSDVVPFNPTKGDVVLAQFTVDNSWKRAMNRKSSNVISSESIIK from the exons ATGGAAGTTTCCTGCACTGATTCCAGCCACCATGGTACATCACCGGCGCAAAATAAGAG GGAACTGCTAGCTTCTTCAGCCATGGCAGCGTCGGGCTGGATTAATGGGAAGGTCAAGGCCGTGCCTTCGGGCGACACCCTGGTCATCATGGGGAGGGCAAAGGCCGAGACGCTTCCACCGGAGAAGTCGATCACCTTGTCGTCCATCATCGCTCCAAGGCTG GCATTGCGTTATGGGTCAGACGAGCCGTTCGCCTGGGATAGTAGGGAATTCCTGAGAAAGCTTTGCATTGGACAG GATGTTAAGTTCAAAGTAGAGTACATAATTCCTGCGTCAGGCCGGGAATTTGGTAGGGTTTATCTTGCTGGAGATCAGAACATTGCGAGCCTGGTTGTCGCCCAGGGGTTCGCCAAG GTAAAACAGCAACGTCAGAAGGGTGACACTAGTCCATATGTTACAGAGTTACTAAGATTGGAGGAGATTGCTAGAGACCAAGGTTTAGGTTGTTGGAGTAAG GAACCTGGTGCTGTGGAGGCTTCAGTAAGAATTCTTCCATCATTAACCATCGCAGAAGCCAACCCTTCTGGTACAAAGGGTTTTGTTGCTGAGATGAAAGGGAAGGCTTTGCAGGCCATTGTTGAGCAAGTGCGTGATGGTAGCACTATTCGTGTCTACTTGATCCCTAGCTTTAGTTTTGTCCAGGTTTACGTTGCCGGTGTTCAG GCTCCATCCATGGGAAGACGGCTTCCAAGTGTGGTTGCTCAGAAAGAAGTAACTAACAATGTTGATGCCGATGGGAAAGCATCTCGAGACGCTCAAGAACCACCAATATTGGGGACATTACAAAAGCCGGTAGCATCTGCAGTTACTTATTCTGAAATTCCACCAGATAGGTTTGGTAAGGAGGCAAAGCACTTCACTGAGACAAAAGTTCTCAATAGAGAA GTGCGTATTATACTAGAGGGAACAGACAGTTTTGATAACATGTTTGCTTCAGTGTATTATTCTGATGGAAATACAGCTAAGGACTTAGCGCTTGAGCTTGCAGAAAAT GGATTTGCAAAGTATATGGAATGGAGCGCAAACATGCTTGGAGCTGAGACCAAAAGAAAGCTTAAGAATGCCGAACTTCAGGCTAAGAAGGAACAACTAAGGATATGGACGGGATTTCAGCCACCTGTTACAAATACAACAGCAATACACAACCAGAAATTCACAGGAAAA GTTATAGAGGTGGTGAATGGGTACTGTATTATTGTTGCTGATGATATTTTACCTGGTGGAAGTCCTTCGGCAGAGCGGCGTGTAAATCTTTCTAGCATCAGACCTCCTAAATTGGTTGATTCTTTTGGAGAAAGCAAAACGATTGAACATTTTGCTTGTGCAGCCAAGGAATTTTTGCGCACACGTCTAATTGGCAAACAG GTTCATGTATCAATGGAGTATTCTAGGAGAATCAACATTTCAAATAGACAAGTTGCTGCAAACAAAACCAACATAGTTGATGACAAAATTTTGGATTATGGATCTGTTTTTCTACCCCCGCATGTTGGTAGCTCTGGCAACCTACTTGGAGCCAATGTCGCCGAGCTCTTGCTTTCTCGAGGATGTGCTGATATCACAAGACACCGGGACTACGAGGAGAGGTCGCACCACTATGATGCACTCTTGGCAGCCTATTCACGTGCTGAAAAAGCAAAGAAAGGATATCATGCTAAAAAGGATTATCCTGCAACTCATATGAATGATTTGACAACA GTACCTGCCAAGAAGGCGAGAGATTTTTTCCACCTCTTGCAGCGAAATAAGAGGCACTCTGCTGTTGTTGAGTATATTTTTAGTGGACATCGCTTCAAACTAACAATGCCTAATGAGACAAGCACCATTGCCTTTTCATTCTCCTGTGTTCGGTGCCCCGGTAAAAATGAGCCTTACTCAGATGATGCCATTGCTCTAATGAGGAGAACAATACTTCAACGTGATGTCGAG ATTGAGATTGAAGCTGTGGATAGGACTGGGACATTCTTAGGTTCCTTATGGGAGTCCAAGAACAATATGGCTTATGTTCTTCTTCAATCCGGCCTAGCCAAGCTTAGTTCTTTTGGACTTGACAGAATCTCCGAAGCTCAAACTCTCATAAGGGCGGAAAAGTATGCACAACAAAAGAAATTGAAG GTGTGGGAGAATTACAATGAAGCGGAAGTGATTCCCCAAAGATCGTTGGCTGGACAAAATGGAAAAGAAACTTTCAAG GTTATTGTAACTGAAGTCATTGGTGGTGGAATGTTCTATGCCCAAATAGTTGGCGACCGTCGCTTGGACAACATTCGACAAGAGCTGGCTTCTATGAAATTTAATGATGCATCAGACACTTTGATTGCTGAAGATTTCTCATATACTTTATCAGATACCTTGGAAGTTCAACCAGAGCATACTCCATCGGATACTTCAGAAGTTGGAGTTGAGCCAAAGAATCATGTGGTTCCTCTTCGTTTTAAGTGGTCTAGTTTGTTTAAAGATGAAGTAGATACTTTGAAAGATGAAATTCCGCCAGTTGGTACTTCGGAAGCTGAAGATTTGGCAGCTAATGTTCCATCTGATGTTGTTCCATTTAATCCAACCAAGGGAGATGTGGTGCTAGCCCAATTCACTGTCGATAATTCTTGGAAAAGAGCCATG AATCGTAAAAGCTCAAACGTTATTAGTTCTGAGAGTATTATAAAATGA
- the LOC120680563 gene encoding calnexin homolog produces MMGGRPLLLLLVSALLVQIRASDPLLYESFDEDFEGRWVVSKKDEYQGVWKRAKSDGHEDYGLLVSEKARKYAIIKELDEPVTLKDGTVVLQFEVRLQNGLECGGAYIKYIRPQEAGWDAKEFDNETPYTIMFGPDKCGSTNKVHFILKHKNPKTGKYVEHHLKFPPSVPYDKLSHVYTAILKPDNEVRILIDGEEKKKANFLSADDFEPALIPPKTIPDPDDKKPEDWDERAKIPDPNAVKPDDWDEDAPMEIEDVEATKPEGWLDDEPEEIDDPEASKPEDWDDEEDGEWEAPKIDNPKCEEAPGCGEWKRPMKQNPAYKGKWHAPLIDNPNYKGIWKPQEIPNPEYFELDKPDFDPIAAIGIEIWTMQDGILFDNILIADDEKVATSILEKTWKPKYEVEKEKEKAEEAAAAADGLSEFQKKVFDILYKIADVPFLAPYKTKIIDVIEKGEKQPNITIGILVSVVVVFATVLFRILFGGKKPAAPVKPAVEAKKPKAAETEGAGSSGDKVEKEEDEKEETAAPRRRSRRET; encoded by the exons ATGATGGGAGGgcgcccgctgctgctgctgctcgtctCGGCGCTGCTCGTTCAGATCCGCGCCTCCGACCCG CTGCTGTACGAGTCGTTCGACGAGGACTTCGAGGGGAGGTGGGTCGTCTCCAAGAAGGACGAGTACCAAG GTGTATGGAAGCGTGCCAAGAGTGATGGGCACGAGGACTATGGCCTCCTTGTTAGTGAGAAGGCCAGGAAATATGCCATAATCAAGGAGCTTGATGAGCCAGTTACTTTGAAGGATGGGACAGTAGTCCTGCAGTTTGAAGTGAGGCTCCAGAATGGCCTTGAGTGTGGAGGTGCCTATATTAAGTACATCCGCCCTCAGGAGGCCGGATGGGATGCCAAGGAGTTTGATAATGAGACTCCATACACTATCATGTTTGGTCCAGACAAGTGTGGGTCAACCAACAAGGTGCATTTCATCCTTAAGCACAAGAACCCCAAGACTGGAAAGTATGTTGAGCATCACCTCAAGTTCCCACCTTCTGTCCCATATGACAAGCTCTCTCATGTCTACACGGCTATCTTGAAGCCAGACAATGAGGTGAGAATTTTGATCGATGGGGAGGAAAAGAAGAAGGCAAACTTCCTGTCTGCTGATGATTTTGAGCCAGCGCTCATCCCACCAAAGACCATTCCAGACCCTGATGACAAGAAGCCAGAGGACTGGGATGAGAGAGCTAAAATCCCTGATCCTAATGCAGTGAAGCCTGATGACTGGGATGAGGATGCCCCAATGGAAATTGAGGATGTGGAAGCCACCAAGCCTGAGGGATGGCTGGATGACGAGcctgaggagattgatgatCCTGAGGCAAGCAAGCCTGAGGACTGGGATGATGAGGAGGATGGTGAATGGGAGGCACCAAAGATTGACAACCCTAAGTGTGAAGAGGCACCTGGATGTGGCGAGTGGAAGAGGCCAATGAAGCAGAACCCAGCTTACAAGGGCAAGTGGCATGCACCCCTTATTGACAACCCCAACTACAAGGGAATCTGGAAGCCTCAGGAGATCCCCAACCCTGAGTACTTTGAGCTGGACAAGCCTGACTTTGATCCAATTGCTGCTATTGGAATTGAGATCTGGACAATGCAGGATGGCATCCTGTTTGACAATATTTTGATTGCTGATGATGAGAAGGTTGCCACCTCAATCCTAGAGAAGACCTGGAAGCCCAAGTACGAAGttgagaaggaaaaggagaaggctgaggaggctgctgctgctgcagatgGTCTTTCTGAGTTCCAG AAGAAGGTTTTTGACATCCTATACAAGATTGCTGATGTTCCGTTCTTGGCACCCTACAAGACCAAGATCATT GATGTGATTGAGAAGGGAGAGAAGCAGCCCAACATCACTATCGGCATTTTGGTTTCGGTTGTCGTCGTCTTTGCGACCGTGCTCTTCAGGATCCTGTTTGGTGGCAAGAAGCCTGCG GCTCCAGTGAAACCTGCAGTTGAGGCGAAGAAGCCCAAGGCCGCCGAGACTGAAGGTGCTGGAAGCAGTGGCGACAAGGTGGAGAAAGAGGAGGACGAGAAAGAGGAGACTGCAGCGCCACGCCGGAGGTCCCGAAGGGAGACATAG